From Selenomonas ruminantium AC2024, a single genomic window includes:
- the aroH gene encoding chorismate mutase — MRGIRGAIVVGENKKEEIWQAAKMLLSQILRRNKVKPEDIGACIFSSTSDLTAGFPATGARQMDGFDKVPLFDTRVPEVDESMERCIRVLLLVDTDIKQADIQHVYMGKAQELRPDLRNF, encoded by the coding sequence ATGAGAGGTATTCGCGGCGCGATTGTCGTAGGTGAAAACAAAAAGGAAGAGATTTGGCAGGCGGCTAAGATGCTGTTGTCACAGATTTTGCGGCGCAACAAGGTGAAGCCGGAGGATATTGGGGCTTGCATTTTCAGTTCCACCAGCGATTTGACGGCTGGTTTCCCCGCAACGGGAGCACGCCAGATGGATGGCTTCGATAAAGTGCCTCTGTTTGACACTCGCGTGCCGGAGGTGGATGAATCCATGGAGCGCTGCATCCGTGTACTTTTGTTGGTCGATACAGACATCAAGCAGGCAGATATTCAGCATGTTTATATGGGCAAAGCACAGGAATTACGCCCGGATTTGCGGAACTTCTAA
- a CDS encoding ABC1 kinase family protein, with product MLGQFFKKSEDAGTANRLKEMVAVLRKRDVVKGVTPEKLRQILEDLGPTYVKLGQVMSMRPDFLPPEYCDELMKLQTEAKPMPFSTVVEVIEREYNRRWNQVFSFIDEEAIGSASIAQVHRAVLTTGEKVVVKVQRPGIYEIMSKDIVLLKRAATLLKVVSRSQDVIDFNMVLDEMWTIAKQEMDFLMEADHIEEFSHLNRDVDYVTCPRVFRNLSMQHILVMEYVDGICIDDFAKLKERGYDINTLGRRLGENYVRQIIEDGFFHADPHPGNIWIRNGRIVWLDLGMMGRLSGRDRAAIRKAVYSLAHHDTFEMKAAVLSLGIAKGKINHTALYQDIDAMLAQYSSLDFSELQMGVLTRQIMNLMRVHKIACPQGLSMFARGVLTVEGVMRLCCPKVSFVEIFARSLAVDYKKNFDWKDEIEKAKQEGLMLLKKSAQLPEQISDILKMTMSGQTKVNLDVTGSEEPLRHLDRMINKVILAVLVAALLLGSSTICTTQMTPKIMEIPLLGFLGYLIAFVLSLRIIWEIHKGA from the coding sequence ATGCTGGGACAATTCTTTAAGAAAAGTGAAGATGCTGGTACCGCCAATCGGTTGAAGGAAATGGTGGCGGTCCTGCGGAAGCGGGATGTGGTCAAGGGGGTAACTCCTGAAAAGCTGCGGCAGATTCTGGAGGACCTGGGGCCGACTTATGTGAAGCTGGGGCAGGTCATGAGTATGCGTCCGGACTTTTTGCCGCCGGAGTACTGCGATGAACTGATGAAGCTGCAGACTGAGGCCAAGCCCATGCCCTTTTCCACCGTGGTGGAGGTCATTGAGCGGGAATACAACCGCCGCTGGAATCAGGTGTTCTCCTTTATTGACGAGGAAGCCATTGGTTCTGCCAGCATTGCCCAGGTTCATCGGGCGGTGCTCACCACAGGCGAAAAAGTAGTGGTGAAGGTGCAGCGGCCGGGAATCTACGAAATCATGAGCAAGGATATCGTCCTCTTGAAGCGGGCGGCCACACTGCTAAAGGTGGTCAGCCGTTCTCAGGATGTTATCGACTTCAATATGGTGCTCGATGAGATGTGGACCATTGCCAAACAGGAAATGGACTTCCTCATGGAGGCTGACCATATTGAAGAATTTTCCCACCTCAATCGGGATGTGGACTATGTGACATGTCCCCGGGTGTTCCGCAATCTATCCATGCAGCATATTTTGGTCATGGAGTATGTGGACGGTATCTGCATTGATGACTTTGCCAAACTCAAGGAACGGGGCTATGATATCAATACCCTGGGCCGCCGCTTGGGGGAAAATTACGTGCGGCAGATTATCGAGGACGGTTTCTTCCACGCTGACCCGCATCCTGGCAATATCTGGATTCGCAATGGCCGCATTGTCTGGCTGGACTTGGGCATGATGGGCAGGCTTTCCGGCCGTGACCGGGCGGCTATCCGCAAGGCGGTGTATTCGCTGGCCCACCACGATACATTCGAGATGAAGGCAGCGGTGCTTTCCTTAGGGATTGCCAAGGGGAAAATCAACCATACGGCCCTCTATCAGGATATTGATGCTATGCTGGCCCAGTACAGCAGTCTGGATTTCAGCGAACTCCAGATGGGTGTTCTGACCCGTCAGATTATGAACCTCATGCGGGTGCATAAAATCGCCTGCCCGCAGGGACTCTCCATGTTTGCGCGGGGTGTGCTGACGGTCGAAGGGGTCATGCGACTCTGTTGCCCCAAGGTCAGCTTTGTGGAGATTTTTGCCCGGAGCCTGGCGGTGGATTACAAGAAGAATTTTGACTGGAAGGACGAAATCGAAAAGGCCAAGCAGGAGGGCTTGATGCTGCTCAAAAAATCAGCCCAGCTGCCGGAGCAGATTTCCGATATCCTCAAGATGACCATGAGCGGTCAGACCAAGGTGAATCTCGATGTGACCGGTTCGGAAGAACCCTTGCGGCATCTCGACCGTATGATTAACAAGGTGATACTCGCGGTGCTGGTGGCAGCGTTGCTGTTGGGGTCCAGTACCATATGTACCACCCAGATGACACCGAAAATCATGGAAATCCCTCTATTGGGCTTTTTAGGATATTTGATAGCATTTGTACTCAGTCTAAGAATTATTTGGGAAATTCATAAGGGAGCATAG
- a CDS encoding ABC-F family ATP-binding cassette domain-containing protein, translating into MITTNNVSLQFGKRVLYKDVNLKFTPGNCYGIIGANGAGKSTFLKLLSGEIEPTGGNIEITPGERLAVLQQDHYAFDDYEVLRTVIMGHKRLVEIMEEKDALYAKPDFSEEDGMKASELEAEFAELNGWDAESEAARLLNGLGIPEEEHTMKMADLTAKEKVRVLLAQALFGNPDILLLDEPTNHLDVESINWLEDFLAGFENTVIVVSHDRHFLNQVCTYICDVDFGAIQLYAGNYDFWYQSSQLALQLQKEQNKKAEEKIKELQNFIARFAANAAKSKQATSRKKLLDKIKVEDIKPSSRRYPYIAFTPDREAGDQLLQVDGISKTVDGEQVLKNVSFTLKRGDKVAFVGPNSIGKTMLFKILMGEEEPDEGTFKWGVTTTQAYLPADNSAYFDGVSLSLVDWLRQYSKDPDETFVRGFLGRMLFSGEESLKKASVLSGGERVRCMLSKMMLSGANVLLMDEPTNHLDLESITALNNGLIAFGGTALFVSHDHEFVQTIANRIIDITPDGVVDRVTTYDDFLANETVKQQLAEKYGKK; encoded by the coding sequence ATGATTACGACAAACAATGTAAGCTTACAGTTCGGCAAGCGTGTCCTGTACAAGGACGTAAACTTGAAATTTACGCCGGGTAACTGCTACGGCATTATCGGTGCCAATGGTGCCGGTAAATCCACTTTCTTGAAGCTGTTGTCCGGGGAAATTGAACCGACCGGCGGCAATATCGAAATTACCCCGGGTGAGCGCCTGGCTGTACTGCAGCAGGACCATTATGCCTTTGATGATTACGAAGTGCTGCGCACGGTTATCATGGGTCATAAGCGTCTGGTGGAAATCATGGAGGAAAAAGATGCCCTCTATGCCAAGCCGGATTTCTCGGAAGAAGACGGCATGAAGGCTTCGGAACTTGAAGCTGAATTTGCGGAACTCAACGGCTGGGATGCAGAATCCGAAGCGGCCCGCCTCTTAAATGGTCTGGGCATTCCCGAAGAGGAACACACCATGAAGATGGCAGACCTCACGGCCAAGGAAAAGGTGCGTGTACTTCTGGCACAGGCACTCTTTGGCAATCCGGATATCCTGCTGTTGGACGAGCCGACCAACCATTTGGACGTAGAGTCCATTAACTGGCTGGAAGATTTCCTGGCCGGTTTTGAAAATACCGTTATCGTGGTATCCCATGACCGTCACTTCCTCAATCAGGTCTGCACCTATATCTGTGATGTGGACTTTGGCGCCATTCAGCTCTACGCCGGCAACTATGACTTCTGGTATCAGTCCAGTCAGCTGGCTCTGCAGCTGCAGAAAGAGCAGAACAAGAAGGCCGAGGAAAAAATCAAGGAACTGCAGAACTTTATCGCCCGCTTTGCGGCTAATGCTGCTAAATCCAAGCAGGCTACCAGCCGTAAGAAGCTGCTCGATAAAATCAAGGTGGAGGACATCAAGCCGTCTTCCCGCCGATATCCATACATTGCCTTTACGCCGGACCGCGAAGCTGGTGACCAGCTCCTGCAGGTGGACGGCATTTCCAAGACCGTTGACGGTGAGCAGGTGCTCAAGAATGTCAGCTTCACGCTGAAGCGCGGCGACAAGGTGGCCTTCGTTGGTCCCAACAGCATTGGTAAGACCATGCTCTTCAAGATTCTCATGGGCGAGGAAGAACCGGATGAAGGTACGTTCAAATGGGGCGTAACGACTACGCAGGCTTATCTGCCGGCAGATAACTCTGCTTACTTTGACGGCGTGTCCCTGTCGCTCGTGGACTGGCTGCGTCAGTATTCCAAGGACCCGGATGAAACCTTTGTACGCGGTTTCTTAGGCCGTATGCTCTTCTCCGGTGAGGAAAGCCTCAAGAAAGCATCGGTACTTTCCGGTGGTGAGCGCGTGCGCTGCATGCTGTCTAAGATGATGCTCTCCGGCGCTAATGTCCTGCTGATGGACGAGCCCACCAACCATCTGGATTTGGAATCCATTACCGCACTCAACAACGGCCTTATCGCCTTCGGCGGCACGGCTCTGTTCGTATCCCATGACCATGAGTTCGTGCAGACCATTGCCAACCGCATCATCGACATTACGCCGGATGGTGTGGTAGACCGTGTAACGACTTATGATGACTTCCTGGCTAATGAAACGGTAAAACAGCAGTTAGCAGAGAAATACGGCAAGAAGTAA